A region of the Cydia strobilella chromosome 18, ilCydStro3.1, whole genome shotgun sequence genome:
TCACTTTTGAGTGTAAAGATTGAGCATCTGCGGTGTGTTTTGGTCAACGTGCTAATAGGAGTATTCACAGAAACTAGAGGAGATACAACCCAACAAAGTTTTAAATACAGTTAGTGAAATGACAACAACGGAGATACATTAGGAATTGATTATTTTGGGAACTGCAAAGATAAATTTGTTGCAATACGCTTCATAGGAATCCCCAATCAAATAGAAACATCATATTTAAGCCAGGATTCTCTAGTATTGTCAGTAGTGTTACTATAAGTATCTGGCACAGATCATATAATAGTATTAGTAGCTAGTGAACCGAAGTACAAAAATGTTCAAAGTAAGTAAgcctttttgaaattttgacaaGTAACGTTtctgttaaaaataacattcataGCGGTGCAGCCGCAGCAAGGAGAGATCTCGCTTTCattgttaataacaaaacataaacacataaaacgttataaattataaatatacctaactATGTGAAATGTAAATGGATCTGTCATAATATTCacaacataatttattttaaacctacattataaaaatatttaatttcaattcaattatttatttacttcaaaTCAGGAGATCCGTATAGTGTTAGtagatacaaaaaatattaaaattaattaaggttagtgacatacaattacaagtAATTTCAAAGACACACGacatataaaaattaactagcgccaccggagagattaggaactattatttaaagcttaacgcggtcacttttacaacaattctgccataagatggccataagagattgcgatcctttctataccatccatagttgacacaatatgtttactgtcattcattgtcaacaaactgtaaaatcatttttgtattttcgtacaTGTTTTAAGTGTTGCGGATATtattttgccctcaaaaataatatttcatcatgCTGAACAACTTACTACAGGTTTGAGTGCAATtcgtgtttattattatttcgtcaTCTTGAAATCTTGAGTCAAAATAGGGATCACATGTCACGTGGTCAAACTAACAAATTAACTTAactttttcaaattaatttttcagtactttttcagaaaaaaattaaaaatgcaggAGTTTTATGCAACTCtccagcatgagacgaatctaatgacatatcatttattaaaatcggaccataactgtagatctgatgggatgaacaaaaatcggcctcgcgtaatgtATATATAGATaacaacacaaataatacattaagtacataataaatCTAGGCAAGTAGGCAATCTAGATGCATCATTTTATTGCTATGAAACATTTCATTAGAAGAATACCATTTCTGATTAATCTTTGTAATTATtgttatgtttatttgtaacatgtattattCTATGATTGTTGCAGATCACGCTGTTATTGGCTGTCACCTTAACCGTCTTAATGTCGGCAGTATCCGCCCAATTCGGTGGTGGTTTTGGGGGCTTCGGGGGCAGTCAGGGCGGATTCGGGGGCGGTCAGGGCGGATTCGGGGGCAGTCAGGGTGGATACGGGGGCAGTCAGGGCGGATTCGGGGGCGGTCAGGGTGGGTTTGGGGGCAGTCAGGGTGGATTCGGGGGCGGGCAGGCCGGTTTCGGGGGCGGTCAGAGAGGATTCGGGGGCAGTCAGGGTGGTTTTGGCGGTGGGCGGGGCGGTCAGGGCGGATTCGGTAGTGGCCAGGGAGGCCGCGGTTTCGGAGGTAGCCAAGGAGGCTTTGGTGGCAACCAAGGAGGTTTTGGTGGcaaccagggaggttttggtgGCAACCAAGGAGGTTTTGGTGGACAAGGTGGATTCGGATGACAAGGTGGCTTCGGAGGCTAATTGGTCGTATGAGACAACAAACTGACATGCTTATAGTAAAACGGACTTACAAAATAGTAAATTGTTAtgacttaaataaatacatcatgttaatcttgttaattttattgaaacaaaCCCAAAGTTACattgttaatataaatataactttaagaggagaaaattgttgtttttatattgaattgttaCATGCTTTAACCGTGTTTCAACCAATGGCAAAATCcatgaaaaacaaattcacACGGAAACTAAATTATACTTGCTAGGGCACCAGCCAAAACCGTCCAAGGTTAAAGTTGGTtcaatgatataaaaatataaaaaatacgaaaacatttctgagggcctaccacgaactGTTTCGTTTGTCTCTTTGCCTCTCTGTCtcttgaatatgcaagagcgatagaaagGCACATAACGAAACTTCGATTTTCTTGGTAGAACCActgattttcatttaatttcatctgtaaatcgttaccctgcataccatCGCAACATTGCGCGagctcgactcgcacttggccggttttatttatttatcgccactcgttgcgaatttcctacttttcgcacttgtatcggaatgtactattaattattatccTAATTGAAACATTCTTACGCATTACCTTggctttattttgtttaaaatgcCATGCCCTTGGTGTTTAGTCATACTCGTCAAGTAAGTAAATGATGTATTATCATAATTGACGGTGACGTTATCAAATCCGATACTTTGTTTATGGTCAAGATTCAAAACTTTAGACAACTGGTTAAACTTAATAGATGCTCAAAGTTTGCATTCTTGACGTAACGAGTGACGTCAGTGGGAATCCCCTTTAGTATCACTATCAACCATTTCTAATAAGTGAAATtggaaaaggagttccgcttgtaatattagttgtcgtttattatgcaacacggcccaggCTATGATAggttatacagtgtgtaaaaaaACTATGGGCCCTGTAGGAAAAGTGCCttatacttaaaggaaacataatttttttttattcgcttgtctcgcccgggaatcgaaccgactaaaaattccaaaaaataaacactcgctattttattctactagtcgatacagttcatGATGacaacatttcttcaagaaacattaggtcttacactcgtctgtcgtaaaaaatattcataaaatcgaatatttagtacatGAAAGACAAGCgatatttaaacataataattaaaaatcattatatgcagttttgtttcttttaaaagtaaaaaaaatgttttctttaagtaaaatgagctaacttaaggttttaaggcactttccctccagggcccattaatttttttcacctacaAAACTGCATATAGCGCTGCCATAGCTGAACGAAGAAATACAATCGTCACGCGATGCATAACaagggtgcgtagacaagatgccaattgTTAACGCTcggtagcgaacgaaacgcaactgtctttATCGCACTAATAAGGAAGTGATAAAGAGAGATAACTtcgctacgctacggagcgtgacCGATTGGCATCTACGCACCCTGAGCATTCACCAGTCGCTTGACTGACGCTGTTAAGTTAAAGTCAAATCATTCAACATTATTAGATTAATCGGCATCGTAATATGTTATTATGTTCAAACTAATAGTAATTAAAGTTAACATTATTGAACGTTTGACAAAATCGGACTCGGCCCATCTCACCCTATAAAAAGTAGAGTTTATAATGTTTTTCACATAGCTCGGGCACTTTTGGCTTCACAATTGTCATctcaataaaatttataacctaaaaacacaaaattgaaTTGAGATGgcagctgtcaccgtacccaagctatgtgaaaaatactatagaggtaGGTAAGCAACACTCCGATGTTTGGTGACATGCTACGATATTATTACAAGCTTAGAGGTTAATATTTCTATATTTTATGGCAAAGTTTGAATACCCATGGTATTTCTTACATTAgtcaataattatgttatacaTCATTGATAAAACTTGAACCATAAACTAAGCAAACTTACGAATTCCGTCAAATAAGACATAAAGATGGTATTCACAGTACATAGTATAGGCATAATGTGTTTTATAGAAACGCATAAATATATTTGCTAACATGGAGTTGTTTGGAATGCCCTGTAGGACGGAAATAATCGTATCATATTTAAACAAGGATTCTTGTTTGTTGGGATCATTGTGTACCTATTATTGAAGCAAGTGTGACTATTCGCAAGATGTTCAAGGTACGTTGGGTGTTATTCTAACATAAACAATGTCTACTCAAATACGACCACCAGTGCTAAAATCGAATTGTTGACTACATacaatatatgtacctaatacaaaataaataaacaataattgatataggtacctatttttcatttaaaactcactttttgaacacatattaaaacatatttaaaacgcgcgtatttattttgttactgtaGGTAGACCCGGTTTTAAAtaggtttaaatatttatttttcgttttcttcaaatttttacaaacaaagtACGTATAtcataaatacctataatagTCTATGGTAAGCAAACTAGCAAACTGCCTTAGAAAGTTTAAGAAATTTCATAGAAAGGCCAGAATTGcggaaaacattttaaaaatttgaTTTGAAACCATTAATCAATCTAGCTGGCTCCTTTACGTATGCATGcatgtattattttactttatacggCTGGACCGTCTGAATATAATTATCGTGGGCCATAACTTATACTAATTATACCATGGTCATTGACTTTCGTTAGCGtctgtacctatttaattttccATGACTGTTACAGATTACGTTCGTGCTAGCAGTAGTCGTGATGACGACGGTCACTGCCCAGTACGGTGGCCAAGGAGGCTTCGGGGGCCCGGGAGGAGGCTTCGGCGGCCAAGGAGGCTTCGGAGGCCCCGGAGGAGGCAGCTACGGCGGGGGATTCGGAGGCCCAGGTGGCGGATTTGGCGGCCAGGGAGGCTTCAACCAAGGAGGATTTGGACAAGGTGGATACGGCGGAGGACCGGGAGGTTTCGGTCAAGGAGGCTTCGGACAAGGAGGGTTCGGAGGACAGCCGGGAGGTTTTGGTCAAGGAGGCTTTGGGGGACTCGGGTTCGGAGGCCAAGGAGGTTTTTAATTTAGACGGTAACCTCTAAAAACCAAGgacttgaaataaaacattgtgatagtaacatattatattatttaaaattaaattgtaaataaaattataagtgtTTTTATTACATCATATAATATTAAATGGGTGCCGGCGGAGAATATTGGCTAAGAGCTGATCTAGCGCTTGATAAGACTTCCGACATCACTTGTAAGAAAATATTTCCGAAATAGAGCGCAAGTCGAGATCCTTTTACCAGAGGGCTCGTTTTTTCAACGGGCGGAGGAGGTGGAGGCTTTGGGGCCTCAACCTCTATACTATTGCTATTAAGCACAGGCAATACGGCCTCTAAAGGAGGTGGTGGTGGAGGCCCTGCAGGAGGAGGCATTATGAGACCAGGTGGTGGAGATATACCAAGACCTTCTACCGCTTTAAGGTATGCATTTATTTCTTCTACTCTGCCTATGTCCGTAAGTAAATTGCCTTGAACTAGGCCTTTGGGGACTTCTGGTGGCACTGGCGGGGGAGGTCCAGGTATTGGCTCAGGGATCGGAGACGGCGGAGGTATGCTCACCACAGGCGGTGGTGGAGGAGGAGGAACAGgtgttattactattatttccGCTCCCTGTTCCGGCAATCTTGAAAGATAATCCTCACTTACAAGTATGGTTGACCCTGTGACTGGAGGTGGTACGCTTGGCGGAGGAGGACTTGAAATTCCCGGTGCTTCTGGTATAAACATTGGTGCTGGAGGCGGCGGAGGCGGCGGCAAAGGAGTCCCAATCCCAAATTCCTTTTCTAACGATACCTTTATTAGTGAGTCTGGATTGACGATATTTTCTTCTGGTTTTGGTATCACCTCCAAAGGACTCCTTTTTTCTATACCGTGTCCTATATGCAACCACTTatgtttaataaatttgaaaggcTTGATCGGCAGCACTGGATGTTTTATGGAGAACTCAAGattctttttaaaatgaatttcTTTAAATGGTTTTGAATTAACAATTTGAAAAACGACGAATAAAATTAGGATCtgcaaaagaaataaaataaatataattaatgttcTGACTATTACTACATACTATTACACAGTAGGATTTATAAGCGGCCGCGAATTTTACCAGTTCAGTACAAATCTCGTGCGCTCTTTTGAATCTATTTATTCCTAACCGTATAGAGATttccaaatatttaaaaagttcgtGAGCACATCCAGACATTGGAAAGCAGGTTCATCATTATCTTCCTCGCgatgtcccggctttttgccacggctcatgggagcctggggtccgcttagcaactaatcccgagaattggcgaaggtactagtttttacgaaagcgactgccatctgaccttccaacccagagggtaaactagaccttattgggattagcccggtttcctcacgatgttatccttcaccgaaaagcggctagtaaatatcaaatgatatttcgtacataagttccaaaaaactcatCGGCGCGAGCTggggttcgaacccgcgacctccggattgaaagtcgcacgctcttaccgctaggccaccggCGCTTTTTACATTGGAAAGTAGGTTAAACAAAGGAATAAAATAAacgagtgtgtgtgtgtgtgtcattaaaatattgagtattttTAATGACACACactagttaattttattattttactttaacacATTCTAGTATCCGTTCTAGTATCAGTAGCGTCCTTTCTTTGTTCTTGAGTAAAAACTACTGACGAATGTgcctataaaaaaatcattactatgCCTGTTAATTTGAATGTGCACAATGTGGACtaacttttgaaataaaaattatgggaCAAAACTCTCTACATATTactaaaatatatcaaaaatacCTTTAAAAGAAATACGAAGCTAGCTAACCTAGTCATCCTAGACGCCCACAAAACACTGGAAATGTATACCTAATTGACATTAATAATAGATATTAGAATATTACCTTAAAGCCAGCCATATTGCACAAGATATTGAGacataatgagaaaaaaaatacaaagatccCTTTAAATACGAATTGAGTCAAATGAACAATCGAAGGAAAAAATCTCAAACACGCCATGCTATTCAAGGGAAGACCCTAGGAGGTATCatgcaattatttttattgaaatttaaactATATTATCGGCAAGTAAGGtctctttttatttaatagttttccTGTAATACGTGTTTGCTTAAGTTGTATCCTATGGAACTATGTCAATAATGAATACCAAGGAGAGAATATTGTCTCTGACACAGAAGGATCGCTATGAAATGaacgtttaggtacctacagtttatCTAGAGAAAAGAGTTGTTATTGTTTGACCAAGTCTTTAATTACGATGTCGTGTCGTGACCAGTATAGTGACAGTAGTGACAGTAGTGATTTAACAAGTACTTAACGATTAAGGACTAATACCCATTTTTCACCAATCATGAAACATTTAAgagaaaatttggagtatttttgATGTTTCACTGATACCTGTAAAATTTTCTACCGCGCGTTAAAAGTTTAATGTCCTATTCGTCCTTTATGTTTTCTACGTGCTTAATGAAAGACACTTTAATTGGTTTCaacacaattaacaaaataacaatgttttttttctccAATCATGGACAGTATGGCACCATTTCTCTTCACAGACCAAAGGATTACGTTTACTTTACCGCCAGGCGCCATTATTAGGAACAAATAGACAAGTATGCCTCTTTTAGAAAGCTTCGTATTTTTTTCTCAATTCCCTCATTTTGTATAATGAACATTTtcgaaataatagttatttacgatacaagtgcggaaaagaggaaatttgaaacgagtggcgataaattaaaacacgaccgcagggagtgttttaaatcgacacgagttgcgaattaccttttcgcacgtgtatcgtacaacgttttacagtacatatggtactttaaactttcgacatatgcacgaaaggtgctcattcccgcactagtgcgaaaaagtagcaccatatgtgctgtaaaatattaaatattgattATTCAAGAAATTTGATGTTCATTGTTGGCTGGGTACCTATCAGGTGTTATtgaaagtaggtatttgttcTAACATAAATCTTTATTTGAGTAATATGAACAGCATATTGGAAAGCCATGCATTACGTCCGTCCGTAATGCATAGTCCGTCCGTAGTCCGGTTTGATTACGGAAACATGATCGGAATGATGATTTACCTTTCATCAGCAAAAACTTCGATCGGTAAAAATGAAAAACCTGTCGTTGTAAATTCACAGGTGCCGTCTTTTGATAAGGTTCACTGCATATCATCGCTATagttactcaacctcatatctgcaacaattatttgatggaaatgtcgcttttctttcattcacgggtgtttttgtcatcaaatgagtgttgcagatacgaggttgagtaagtatagcggcgatatggaTTACTTACCAAACAGGGCATTCCACAAAAAGGTCTCAAGGTTTCCGCCAATCCGGGTGGAATGGGTCCAAGTCATCAACCTACTTTTCGGCTTTGTTATAATTAACTGTTTAGTACCACAACGCATACCTCAACATATTTAAAACACGTAAAACAGTAGTTAGTAAcgggtgtcccaaaaaggacgcaagatttcaatttgccgccatttttgtattttagtgctggcaaccctaaaaaaaactatttgacagctgaatgtttagggtttgtaaaaatggcgggttatatgaaagatcaacgcgtttttattaatgaaacaatatttcaaaagtaatgaaagtttggcGGGTACGGTTCGAAAATTACTAGTCGTGTGACCACATTGGCCCCCTAGATCTtgcgatttaacgcctttagagttctttttagggtttttaaagtctaaaatatatgccaataagcccacaaccactcatgctttaaaagaggaaattcgacgctgcatcggagaaattcagccgcatctatgcaaaatggtcatagaaaattttgacaaagaAATTttgcgtatgtgccagcaaagcctagagggacatttgcctgacgtattattccacaaataacccttttatgtatttcaagattttatatacaaatgtattataacgaaaaaaaaatgtgtttttcatcaatttcaaatattgcgtcctttttgggacacccttTAGAAATCTCGAGTGTGCAAGCAGCCTAAACCACCCGAATTGGTGGTGTGGTGGTCACGTATTGCGGTGGTCGCGGATGCTCCACACAACCGGCGACACTCGGCAGTGTTGTCTCCTTACTCCTTTCACTACGTGCGCTCCTTGCCTCTTTTgcgaaaatttataaaaagtgTCCATGGAACTGTGAAGTGACGAATGTTTTACACCTGGGGGATTGAAGTGAAACAAGTTATCGAGTGCCAGCTATTCAGGTTAGCAACTTTCTTTATAGAAAATAAGagtttacctacttatttactccTTGGTTCGTATGATATtacctatttacataaattacacATACCTTTTCCACATTAACGTACAAAAAACTGTAAgccaaatataattttaatacttacCTAGTCGAGTGTAGCTTTTACTTAGTTATGAGTCAGTGAATTCATTATCGGGTTTTCATTTTGTTTAGTATTCTTTACGGACACTTATGAATATGCATTGCCTAGATAAGTATGAGGTGATCACTTTATAGTGTACTTTTGGTGTTTACATACTTGAATAAACACATAATATCGATTGCATAGACTGGACTCATTACTTGAAGGGAGCCTTTGGAAATTGACTTGAACACATCATATCGCCTTAAgggatttgtaatttttaagtaactttcaaagaaaacgcaaattattttagtttattttcatCTTATTAATAGAGTACTTAGCTGACACaatgttctattctattatagtgtgtatatatatatatatgtgaccACCATTGTCTGTAATGTGTAATACATTATTATCTAACAGTTTTTGGGGTTATTATATAGCAGTTTATTTATACGTAATTCTGAATTATCATTGACGTCGAGAGAAAATTACACATCGTAACAGTAATTGAGTGACATTGGGGAATCAGTGTGAACTCAGACTTTATTGTGGAGGAATACGGTAAACAATTCAATGCATGTCCGAGCGTCACTTACGGTTGTTATGCATAATGCAACAGTTGCAGACAACAAAAAAAGGAAATATTCATTGCGTGTTCACATCAATCATTATCACATGACTCGTATAGATTTTACCAATTTTATAGCATTGAAGCTAAAGTTGGCTATACCGATTTATATGGTAGGTAATTTAACTTTGCTGCAACAAACGTGCAAAAAATGCGATTTCTGCTCGATTCTacttaaaaagaaataaaaaatcaaattaatttcaaattaaattaatataggtatgttaCCTACAGTGCAGCTATAAGAGATAAAGATAATGATAGTTTAgagataaagaaagtttattattcaagtaggcagtTCTtaaagtttcagagaaaagtggctgtgacatacggacggacagacataggCATATTagaatgcgcttatgaacgtcaaataaagctacgccggctctaaccctacacctctacttcgagaagatttaaatcccctctgaattggaggagggtatcccaatataggACCGGCAACAAACAATACGAGTATAGGTAGTTACACAGACCTTTCAAATgatgttttaaatgtttaagcGTTTTCGCAAAAAAACTACAATCAGAAGTTTAGATTAATTTATACATAATCTTggttattaggtacttactaaatAATTTTCTTGGGCTATCCGGTTTGGGGTCTCACTATTAACAAAGCCAAAAACCTGggactttaataaaaaaacattaaatattggCCGTAGATTATAAGCATTGAGTACCGTACTGAAAAGTGCGCCTGAAACAACGTAAACAAATTTGAACGTCCAAAAATTTTTCAATGACAGTTTGACTGGCAAATCTACTACCCAAAATTAAACTAAtcgaaaaaatagaaaataaaagcaTTTCTTAGGTACTGAAATGTTAACTTCGATCACTTcgtagttaaattaaatacatatttattcataatatcgGTACAGCTAGATAGTAGTACTACTACATCATAATAGTAGCAAATATTAACCTattagataggtaaatattataaaatgattACATAGTTCGTACGTAGAAATGGCATTCGTTAGAATTAGTTCACACGTGCCATAATTTATCGGTCACCAAGCCACCATTGTCATTCGTGGCGTGGCTTATGCGTTGCCTTAATGGCAGAAAGAGCTACACTTAGTGCTTTCAATCTAGATTATGTTATctctattattaaattgttaaagAAACAGTATGATAACCTAGTtagtacttatatttttatgttcttATAGACCGCGGGTCAGGAACAGatttcatgaccaatcgcctcccgggcgaaaactcgtttAGTGGTTAACgactatgtatgatgaaccctcgtgaacgtcagctgccgctccgttggtgggttgaggaatggcagcaaatagtctataaaaaaattgtcatcgcctcccgcttgatactttgtcaggtgaTAGTTCAGATGctgttgtgaataaacaaattcgtcagccgattgtatcgctgtggaaagaccgtcagctggtcacatgaacatgtaaaaaagaaaattcttttcagtcatcggcgtcatcgcctcccattTGATACTtagtcagatgatagtttagatttgttaataaaacaaatcgtcagccggttgtatcgcggtggaaagaccatgttacgcgcttcggtggctgccattcctcaacccaccaacggagcggcagctgacgttcacgagggttcaccatacatagccgttaaccgctatacgagttttcgcccgggaggcgatgactgacgaaatttgcgcctggctcgcggtccattagACGTACATTAGCCTGTTTAACGATTCGTGGAATTATTTTCTTCTGCAGCTGATCATACTCTTTGAAATCTTcaagttttaatattttgtaggaaaaaaaatgttaaggtTGATAAGGATATCAACCTCATAAATTtacttaccatttttttttcctacaaaatattgatactgatttttgaaaatatgtgtAATCCTAAAACATAGTAATGGCAGATTGTAAATTCTACCAATTACGCCCGGAATTCTTCATAATACTAttctaatatattctttatttctaGGACATTACACCGCTAGATacactaataaaataatgaccTAGACATCTAAAACATCAAGA
Encoded here:
- the LOC134749502 gene encoding uncharacterized protein LOC134749502 → MFKITFVLAVVVMTTVTAQYGGQGGFGGPGGGFGGQGGFGGPGGGSYGGGFGGPGGGFGGQGGFNQGGFGQGGYGGGPGGFGQGGFGQGGFGGQPGGFGQGGFGGLGFGGQGGF
- the LOC134749622 gene encoding TATA-binding protein-associated factor 2N-like, coding for MSAVSAQFGGGFGGFGGSQGGFGGGQGGFGGSQGGYGGSQGGFGGGQGGFGGSQGGFGGGQAGFGGGQRGFGGSQGGFGGGRGGQGGFGSGQGGRGFGGSQGGFGGNQGGFGGNQGGFGGNQGGFGGQGGFG
- the LOC134749319 gene encoding uncharacterized protein LOC134749319 codes for the protein MAGFKILILFVVFQIVNSKPFKEIHFKKNLEFSIKHPVLPIKPFKFIKHKWLHIGHGIEKRSPLEVIPKPEENIVNPDSLIKVSLEKEFGIGTPLPPPPPPPAPMFIPEAPGISSPPPPSVPPPVTGSTILVSEDYLSRLPEQGAEIIVITPVPPPPPPPVVSIPPPSPIPEPIPGPPPPVPPEVPKGLVQGNLLTDIGRVEEINAYLKAVEGLGISPPPGLIMPPPAGPPPPPPLEAVLPVLNSNSIEVEAPKPPPPPPVEKTSPLVKGSRLALYFGNIFLQVMSEVLSSARSALSQYSPPAPI